A genomic segment from Lasioglossum baleicum chromosome 5, iyLasBale1, whole genome shotgun sequence encodes:
- the LOC143209210 gene encoding COP9 signalosome complex subunit 9: MKPTPVADEMFPEGAGSFIELEEVGGSRLLVDLTASEKAVHADFFNDFDDLYDDDDLE; this comes from the exons ATGAAGCCCACTCCAGTAGCGGATGAAATGTTCCCCGAAGGGGCAGGATCCTTCATTGAATTGGAAGAG GTTGGGGGCAGTCGTTTATTAGTCGATCTCACTGCCAGTGAAAAAGCAGTGCACGCAGACTTTTTCAATG ATTTTGATGATTtgtacgacgacgacgaccttgAGTGA
- the Nxt1 gene encoding NTF2-related export protein 1 — translation MEQDLKSKIDQACRTAEEFTKLYYESLDKRRYLISRLYLDTATLIWNGNGIDGKDNIQKFWTDLPPSDHNVFTLDAQPITGPEVASQLTFLVKVGGHVKYDDKISKPFNQSFLITAMGDKWKIVSDCFRSQEVPDIVN, via the exons ATGGAACAA GATTTGAAGAGTAAGATTGACCAAGCCTGTCGAACAGCTGAAGAATTTACAAAGCTTTATTATGAAAGTTTAGACAAACGTAGATAT CTGATATCAAGGTTATATCTGGATACTGCAACTTTAATTTGGAATGGAAATGGTATCGATGGCAAAGAcaatatacaaaaattttggACAGATTTGCCACCTTCCGATCATAACGTATTTACTTTAGATGCTCAACCGATAACAG GTCCTGAAGTGGCAAGTCAGCTGACGTTCCTTGTAAAAGTTGGTGGACACGTAAAATACGATGATAAAATATCAAAACCTTTCAATCAAAGCTTCCTTATTACAGCAATGGgagataaatggaaaattgtaaGCGATTGCTTTCGATCTCAAGAAGTACCAGATATTGTGAATTAG
- the Dp gene encoding transcription factor Dp, whose product MTQQNKTMNFLIHDANGHPQVIKVVQSTANKALGGIVSTTNAGGLKVFKTPSQESQVLPSNAQVLRTLNLQSPSTPGQRLVTIPLQNTKLATAKAGEPVLTKTIQLTSAQMSDIKQAIVSQQQQQQQSGNQQIVKDASGKTYISPILDHSGSRKRQDVDGGDFVPDKRRKTEKVGKGLRHFSMKVCEKVKKKGTTSYNEVADELVGEFTNPAHINSVADQQYDQKNIRRRVYDALNVLMAMNIISKEKKEIRWLGLPTNSLQECVALDKDKKKKIDRIKAKTQQLHQLILSHISFKNLVERNRVNESLRGPPKPNSAIQLPFLIVNTSKKTVIDCSISNDKTEYLFNFNDKFEIHDDIEVLKQMGLAFGLEKGECTEENLRKAKLMVPKSLEKYVEQLASGDLEKFIPVTIPGPSTSMEDLDTKLEGSRPPSSSHTSLSEDVLSPPSQYYSEEEDEEEESDQDDQADSDLEVN is encoded by the exons ATGACGCAACAAAACAAAACGATGAACTTTCTCATACATGACGCGAACG GTCATCCACAAGTGATAAAAGTAGTGCAAAGCACAGCTAACAAAGCATTGGGTGGTATTGTCAGTACAACAAATGCAGGTGGCCTTAAAGTCTTTAAGACTCCGAGCCAAGAATCTCAG GTTTTGCCATCGAACGCACAAGTTCTTAGAACTCTTAATCTTCAGAGCCCTTCAACTCCTGGTCAAA GATTGGTTACAATACCATTGCAGAACACAAAACTGGCAACAGCCAAGGCTGGTGAACCGGTACTGACCAAGACTATACAATTGACATCCGCGCAAATG AGTGATATAAAACAGGCCATAGTGtctcaacagcaacaacaacaacaatccgGAAATCAACAAATTGTAAAAGATGCGAGTGGAAAGACATATATCAGCCCTATATTGGACCATAGCGGTTCTAGGAAAAGACAAGACGTTGATGGCGGCGATTTTGTACCAGA TAAGCGAAGAAAAACAGAGAAAGTAGGTAAAGGGCTACGTCATTTTTCGATGAAAGTCTGTGAAAAAGTGAAAAAGAAAGGAACGACATCGTACAACGAGGTTGCCGATGAACTCGTCGGAGAGTTCACTAATCCTGCTCACATAAACTCCGTAGCAGATCAG CAATATGATCAGAAGAACATTAGAAGACGCGTGTACGACGCTCTTAATGTCTTGATGGCAATGAATATTATCTcgaaagagaagaaagaaatcAGGTGGCTAGGTCTGCCAACTAATTCACTTCAGGAATGTGTGGCGCTCGATAAAGACAAAAAGAAGAAGATTGACAGGATCAAAGCAAAAACACAACAATTACATCAACTGATTCTCTCACATATCTCTTTTAAGAACTTGGTGGAGCGTAATCGTGTGAACGAAAGTCTGCGTGGTCCACCGAAACCAAATTCTGCCATACAGCTGCCATTCCTGATTGTGAACACCAGCAAAAAGACTGTCATAGATTGCAGCATTTCAAATGACAA AACCGAGTACCTGTTCAATTTTAACGATAAGTTCGAAATTCATGATGATATCGAGGTTCTAAAACAAATGGGTTTAGCTTTTG GTTTAGAAAAAGGAGAATGTACCGAGGAGAATTTGCGAAAGGCTAAGCTGATGGTTCCGAAATCACTTGAAAAATATGTGGAGC AATTGGCAAGCGGTGATTTGGAGAAATTCATCCCAGTGACCATTCCTGGACCAAGTACTTCTATGGAAGACCTGGACACGAAATTAGAAGGTTCTCGACCTCCCTCATCTTCTCACACTTCACTTTCCGAGGATGTTCTGTCGCCACCCTCGCAGTATTAttccgaggaagaagatgaggaggagGAAAGCGACCAAGATGACCAAGCCGATAGTGATCTCGAAGTTAACTAG
- the Rno gene encoding PHD finger protein rhinoceros, translating into MAQRGKRINRNDNDLASCPGAIKRRKCRLGPATGSSSLAATMGPSEEEETMASSSQGGASWTPRPLSDIKISSIYNRSSAEAPAELFRKDLISAMKLPDSEPLSPNEYWVITDQWKQEWERGVQVPVNPDSLPEPTVTITQAAPVKQHSEFKLPKKFVRISRDDFFNAEDHHLSTTPARAEKACAYDLDDTDIAWLDVLNGERAQAGQLPISESQLERVIEELEVRCWEIIQTIVKNEEGLGIEYDENVICDVCRSPDSEEGNEMVFCDCCNICVHQACYGITSIPEGSWLCRTCSLSQRPDCVLCPNKGGAMKCTRSGQKWAHVSCALWIPEVSIGCVERMEPITKISSIPPSRWALICVLCRERVGACIQCSIKTCKTAYHVTCAFKYGLQMKAIIENEMADDGVKLRSYCQKHCRTNAKDKVQGAGGSIGSGADKAGSDSEDAESRRRKRKDMTSEEKNQARAAKLQEIEAEFDKHVSLKDIVTQQLDVDSDGIVYIYNYWKLKRRAGHNKPLLAPRCGELPGSGSRNQGQAADLEKMRTFVQLRQDLERVRNLCYMVGRREKLCRSFLRLREQTFHKQAMVMSGPPLPAAAAAAVMEANHGPSIYDRLYSHPDSEDHTHDFDTIVARIAGIESPTSDEKKTQQQQQQQQQQQQSQQQQDFNGASSKKLYFNGSVRRKNLYVSDLSSVSSSETDATKVKTEKKSLKLESESSTEDETNVSTKTKLSRRKAKKSGLHTDKLLKENSENEKLANSRSNTLQHMEKELGSASGSESDELLPLSAVTTKHLQASAIYSDTDSDSQEHTSHSSAVLITKAAVKEFSAANLSKNAQKTFNKDPRHTETAYHNTGTKNKENQSKVSTKKKEYIPSALIVPQRQAAKKASEIMQRTQQSKKENPVPEVPTEPVKSSVEEIPKCSTSSKPQKEKSPSKKQKESKPPKEVKNNDVYDFDKEFGDGTEILAYVPQRQAAKKAAEHIKSGLGSKPTQQQIEQETLDGRKKESPESGKRKESRKDDASSSRKEELSSRKEEMSSSSSSSSSSSSSSSSSSSSSSSSSSSSSRKQEASRKEELSSKKEESASRKEEVLGKDNRSRRPRKPNERKSTLSSNSDSSSSSNSCSSSTESSSDSESPSRRRLSNEIKDASSSTTSSESDAGNRTKSRLATTPSAANKKQQSVKASPERETERKPISGRKLKKLPEKKLKTSDGRRGPEFQPPTEREEPRRTSKEQQQEPQQQEAKKQEQRDSKKQLQQQQQQHQQQQQQPATGTEANEDLLVGTGDHDGARSVSGSRPAKKSGQVAKQQSQSRKEEVKTKPEGRKRKPIELAAKDEKKETTKKPEKRVSEKQVKEIEKKDEEQSRKDESKTVEQEKINETIENSLKNDDRKAKKLGGSKEAVNTLEEEMKQRRAERDSPKKSLRTGGLDKLLEKREHLDKISKSKNSEVKVEKFVDEEKEEKEIVEEPPQIKETIKNEDRKNHISESETIIEKAKPEELPQEEPIKKDIVEASQLEKTHSSEKKKSERSTENFIESSSMEVVVPVEESLPKETPEEDSVKIVSEKIETIEKDHQKRRKSGTGSIFSPQHGKDPSVSELFDFDQDMLTEEMVNEDGFGISRDPEERSAPLSFSFNNELWFKEDSKEDSARETLHLVEKLRMELSKKSNSSQFELEAVPVDGEIKKEEPSVEKSFEQQQQPLQPPQHQLQQSHLQQQLSLQPEKETKILEPIEPPVLDVKNNVEMPEGEIVVNEARPSSCKDTIDEKRKTCYSSTNDRYTAYEEDRETNKVSLVERSKLDRAETDERWVPPSTNSFEPDVQHLNALMETQNHRYGNHQFTNESIQDSESLTRSHLNAATLQEQYLLQQSHTILHSQREAHERTILDQQMPEENPMDMVNRHLSIGLPASEDDQAAEIMDRALEKEDDVVRQQEYDQNSPYNDVNSRPDTRWAESQVLPSRRSTSSSITSASSAEDHTIPPYKNVPGIPFPPCSIEQTYYTDSNYGTGPVSLFPPQSCAAPLPYPSPGTALFPPAFGAAFPAAQSLLPHVKPLEDSLNLQASPCTAAFTSSSHNMALTTAMVSPTKIATPPPPPPPPPPQVPPPMETIDRTQQQTQVTETPSLQLNFLNAIVPESHVAEPIVETIPEVLADAKIQHPGKKSPSKPTRTSARVTSLQSKSPGKSPRQETQKGVPGTRGRGRGAKSSAQHSSYRTRGRGRGRGRGSRSQNTGLSLVSGANIGQHDDSIQNKLVGTVYDFDSDEDSTSEANIADLRTMRERKKSTDAATAGVERRDSTVVVPESVQSRLSSPGGSRKYLEDRRLSCSPGHDDSGVVENESNAGQSFDTVLPLIPGPVDMRTYNSTLDASSSSTLHGQSYDNHFLSTFTSVSTSDPTLPDIEEDLDKELRSALTGKQGQEDCSKPSFDANIDASSSGFADANKVSLTDSRNQLKVKIKGPFLDANYVPASSVPPLAQQAPVIIAPAATSASVASGTSNLRRMRKKELLRQYCSQDMNMDEPGCGNLATSTPIIMPTINRTVITIPKAVASMTSIPTREDYKAVVDANMEKKRRKERPTGFLDTNEEEGNVERRRGSATNGASSSGNTPVVNADRRRGRQSSGGRSTTTTTSTTTTNSGPPKLKIKIGNSIIGGQETGQDDRTRIRPPKKRLSSIPSSTPSIEELRRESMKFRRMIMAGFDNDEKLRQKSKKDKNGKRKKRQSSRKEARVRILEGGAAPPKLIIRLGKGNDSPDEMPIMLTDEEEEEEEERHPTDSRVGPPPPEPAKDEPVYPTVVATIEEKQPTDPDTGGSAPRNVRSAKVTPIRLKLTRCQEGYELKGPSVHGEESGLTTAKQRSPEATNEETRNPPVKNQEEDSSREEEEEEEEESNSNSVQRDSSACPAATSIPQGCQVR; encoded by the exons ATGGCACAGCGAGGCAAACGAATAAACAGAAACGACAATGATTTGGCGTCTTGCCCAGGCGCAATCAAAAGGCGCAAATGTAGGCTGGGTCCAGCGACGGGTTCGTCGTCGCTGGCAGCTACCATGGGGCCCTCAGAAGAGGAGGAGACGATGGCGTCGTCCAGTCAAGGAGGGGCATCCTGGACCCCCAGACCTCTTAGCGACATCAAAATCTCTAGTATATACAATCGCTCCTCTGCTGAGGCTCCAGCAGAATTATTTCGTAAGGATTTGATCAGCGCGATGAAATTACCTGACAGCGAACCGCTAAGTCCCAATGAATATTGGGTCATTACTGATCAATGGAAACAAGAATGGGAGAGAGGTGTTCAAGTACCTGTCAACCCAGATTCCCTTCCTGAACCTACAGTCACTATCACGCAGGCAGCACCTGTAAAACAGCACTCTGAATTCAAGCT ACCTAAGAAATTCGTAAGGATATCGCGCGACGATTTCTTCAATGCAGAAGATCATCATTTAAGCACAACACCAGCACGAGCTGAGAAAGCTTGTGCTTATGACCTCGATGACACTGATATTGCTTGGTTGGATGTATTAAACGGCGAACGTGCACAG GCTGGGCAATTACCAATCTCGGAGTCACAACTGGAACGCGTGATAGAAGAGCTAGAAGTTCGTTGTTGGGAAATAATACAGACTATCGTAAAAAATGAGGAAGGTCTTGGCATTGAGTACGACGAGAACGTAATTTGTGATGTTTGCAGATCT CCTGATTCCGAAgaaggaaacgaaatggtattTTGTGACTGCTGCAACATATGCGTGCATCAAGCTTGTTATGGAATTACTTCGATACCAGAGGGTTCCTGGTTATGCAGAACTTGTTCTTTAAGTCAACGACCAGATTGTGTTCTCTGTCCTAACAAAGGTGGTGCTATGAAGTGTACGCGTAGTGGCCAAAAGTGGGCACATGTCTCTTGTGCTTTATGGATCCCGGAAGTCAGCATTGGTTGTGTCGAAAGAATGGAGCCTATCACTAAAATATCCAGTATTCCG CCAAGTCGGTGGGCCCTAATATGCGTGTTATGTCGAGAAAGGGTCGGTGCTTGTATCCAATGCAGCATAAAGACGTGCAAGACGGCTTATCACGTGACGTGTGCCTTCAAATACGGCTTGCAGATGAAGGCAATCATTGAAAATGAGATGGCTGATGATGGAGTAAAATTAAGG TCCTACTGCCAAAAACATTGTAGAACGAATGCAAAAGATAAAGTTCAAGGGGCAGGAGGCAGTATAGGAAGCGGAGCGGACAAAGCAGGATCAGATTCGGAGGATGCAGAATCCAGGAGAcgcaaaagaaaagacatgacTTCCGAGGAAAAGAATCAAGCACGTGCTGCAAA attgcaagaaatagaagcaGAATTTGACAAACATGTGAGCTTAAAGGACATTGTTACGCAGCAGTTAGACGTGGATTCTGATGGCATTgtctatatttataattattggaaACTTAAAAGAAGA GCTGGTCATAACAAACCCCTGTTAGCACCACGCTGTGGAGAGCTTCCTGGAAGTGGGTCTCGCAATCAAGGCCAAGCAGCAGATCTCGAGAAGATGAGGACATTCGTACAACTACGGCAGGACCTGGAGAGAGTTCGAAATCTCTGTTACATGGTGGGCAGAAGAGAAAAACTCTGTCGGTCTTTTCTCAGATTACGAGAGCAGACTTTCCATAAGCAAGCAATGGTGATGTCTGGCCCGCCATTACCGGCAGCTGCGGCGGCTGCTGTAATGGAAGCTAATCACGGACCATCGATCTACGACCGTCTCTACTCCCACCCTGATTCCGAGGACCATACTCATGACTTCGACACGATCGTTGCCAGGATTGCTGGAATTGAATCGCCGACCAGTGACGAGAAAAAGactcaacagcagcagcaacaacaacaacaacaacaacaatcgcAACAGCAGCAAGATTTCAATGGTGCCTCTAGTAAAAAGCTATACTTCAACGGCTCCGTCCGCAGAAAGAACCTTTACGTCAGTGATTTGTCGTCCGTAAGTAGCAGCGAAACGGATGCGACGAAAGTGAAAACGGAGAAGAAAAGTCTTAAACTTGAAAGTGAATCGAGTACGGAGGACGAGACAAATGTATCAACGAAAACGAAGTTGTCGCGTAGAAAGGCGAAGAAGAGTGGTCTGCATACGGATAAGTTGCTCAAAGAGAACAGCGAGAACGAGAAGCTTGCTAATAGTAGGTCAAACACGCTTCAACACATGGAGAAGGAGTTAGGTAGCGCTTCCGGCAGTGAAAGTGACGAACTGTTGCCTTTGAGCGCCGTGACGACGAAACACCTTCAGGCTTCAGCAATATATTCAGACACAGATTCAGATTCTCAGGAGCATACGTCTCATTCGTCAGCAGTTCTGATCACTAAAGCAGCGGTGAAAGAATTCTCTGCTGCGAACTTGTCGAAGAACGCGCAGAAAACCTTCAATAAAGATCCTAGACACACGGAAACAGCTTATCACAACACTGGAACAAAGAACAAAGAGAATCAAAGTAAAGTCAGTACCAAGAAGAAAGAATACATACCCTCAGCGTTAATAGTACCTCAAAGACAAGCGGCGAAGAAGGCTTCAGAAATTATGCAGCGTACACAACAGAGTAAGAAAGAAAACCCGGTGCCGGAAGTTCCAACGGAACCAGTGAAATCCTCTGTAGAAGAGATACCCAAGTGTTCTACATCTTCTAAACCACAGAAAGAGAAGAGTCCCAGCAAGAAGCAAAAAGAAAGTAAACCCCCGAAGGAGGTGAAGAACAACGATGTTTACGATTTCGATAAAGAATTCGGCGATGGAACTGAAATCTTGGCGTACGTTCCGCAAAGGCAAGCTGCGAAAAAGGCAGCCGAGCACATAAAGAGTGGTTTAGGTAGCAAGCCTACGCAACAGCAGATAGAACAAGAGACTCTCGACGGAAGGAAAAAGGAATCTCCGGAAAGTGGTAAACGGAAGGAGTCTAGAAAAGACGATGCTTCTTCATCGAGGAAAGAAGAGTTGTCTTCGAGAAAGGAGGAAATGTCTTCTTCGTCGTCATCTTCTTCATCGTCTTcatcgtcttcgtcgtcgtcgtcttcgtcctcctcttcgtcgtcttcttcctcgtccagGAAACAGGAAGCTTCAAGGAAAGAGGAGTTGTCCTCGAAGAAAGAAGAATCTGCTTCGAGGAAGGAAGAGGTGCTTGGCAAGGATAATCGGTCTAGAAGACCAAGAAAACCCAATGAAAGGAAGTCGACGCTCTCGAGTAACAGCGACAGTAGCAGTAGCAGCAACAGTTGTAGTAGTTCCACAGAAAGTagtagtgattcggagagtcctAGTCGTAGAAGGCTCTCGAATGAAATAAAGGACGCTTCTTCTTCCACCACTTCCTCCGAGAGCGACGCCGGGAACAGGACGAAGAGTAGATTGGCAACGACTCCGAGCGCGGCGAACAAGAAACAACAATCTGTGAAAGCATCACCGGAAAGGGAAACCGAAAGGAAACCAATCTCAGGGCGGAAACTTAAGAAGCTGCCCGAGAAGAAGCTTAAAACTTCCGACGGGCGGCGGGGACCAGAGTTTCAGCCGCCTACTGAGAGAGAGGAACCTCGTAGAACCTCTAAAGAACAACAACAAGAACCACAACAACAGGAGGCAAAGAAGCAGGAACAGAGAGACAGCAAAAAGCAgctgcaacaacaacaacaacaacatcaacaacaacaacaacaaccagCCACGGGAACGGAGGCTAATGAGGATCTGCTCGTTGGGACTGGAGATCATGATGGGGCAAGAAGTGTTTCTGGGTCCAGACCTGCCAAAAAGTCGGGTCAGGTTGCTAAACAACAGTCCCAGTCACGAAAAGAAGAAGTCAAGACTAAACCTGAGGGCAGGAAGCGAAAACCAATTGAACTTGCCGCGAAAGatgaaaagaaagaaacgaCCAAAAAACCGGAGAAACGGGTGAGTGAGAAGCAGGTCAAGGAAATTGAGAAAAAGGATGAGGAACAGAGTAGAAAAGACGAGTCGAAGACTGTGGAGCAAGAAAAGATTAACGAGACCATCGAGAATTCCTTGAAGAACGACGACAGGAAAGCTAAGAAACTTGGAGGCAGCAAAGAGGCAGTGAATACATTGGAGGAAGAGATGAAGCAACGTAGAGCTGAAAGAGATAGTCCTAAGAAATCGCTTAGGACTGGAGGTTTGGATAAATTATTAGAGAAACGCGAGCATCTGGACAAAATATCGAAGAGTAAGAATTCGGAGGTGAAGGTGGAGAAGTTCGTTGACgaggaaaaagaagagaaagagatcgTAGAAGAGCCTCCGCAAATCAAGGAAACAATTAAGAACGAAGATCGTAAGAATCATATTAGCGAAAGTGAAACAATAATCGAGAAAGCGAAGCCGGAAGAGCTGCCTCAGGAAGAACCAATTAAGAAAGACATCGTAGAAGCATCGCAACTAGAGAAAACGCATTCTTCTGAGAAGAAGAAATCCGAAAGGAGCACGGAGAACTTTATCGAATCATCGAGCATGGAGGTTGTCGTTCCTGTAGAAGAAAGTCTTCCAAAGGAGACGCCGGAAGAGGATAGCGTTAAGATTGTTTCAGAGAAAATAGAGACCATAGAGAAAGATCATCAGAAGAGACGGAAATCTGGGACTGGATCGATCTTTTCTCCGCAGCACGGCAAGGATCCGAGTGTCTCGGAATTGTTTGATTTCGATCAGGATATGCTGACCGAAGAGATGGTGAACGAGGACGGATTCGGAATATCCAGAGACCCGGAGGAACGATCAGCACCGTTGAGTTTCTCTTTCAACAACGAGCTGTGGTTCAAGGAGGACTCGAAAGAAGATAGTGCTAGGGAAACACTCCATCTCGTGGAGAAGCTACGTATGGAGCTCTCGAAGAAGTCGAATTCTAGTCAGTTTGAATTGGAGGCTGTACCTGTGGACGGTGAGATAAAGAAGGAAGAGCCATCGGTGGAGAAGTCGTTCgaacaacaacagcagccgTTGCAGCCACCGCAGCATCAACTGCAGCAGTCGCATCTGCAGCAGCAGTTAAGTTTGCAGCCGGAGAAGGAGACGAAGATTCTTGAACCAATAGAGCCGCCGGTGTTGGATGTGAAGAATAACGTTGAAATGCCCGAGGGCGAGATAGTCGTTAACGAAGCCCGTCCCAGTAGCTGTAAAGATACAATAGACGAGAAGAGGAAAACGTGCTACTCGAGTACCAATGATAGATACACGGCCTACGAGGAGGATCGAGAAACAAATAAGGTTAGTCTGGTGGAGCGATCGAAGCTGGATCGTGCGGAGACCGACGAGAGGTGGGTTCCGCCAAGTACGAACAGCTTCGAGCCTGATGTACAACACCTGAACGCTCTCATGGAAACACAGAATCATCGATACGGCAATCACCAGTTCACTAACGAGTCTATTCAAGATAGCGAATCATTGACACGTTCACATTTGAATGCGGCTACCTTACAAGAGCAATATCTACTTCAGCAATCACACACAATACTTCATAGCCAGCGTGAGGCGCACGAGAGGACAATACTAGATCAGCAAATGCCTGAGGAGAACCCAATGGACATGGTGAACAGGCATCTATCAATAGGATTACCAGCGTCGGAAGACGATCAGGCAGCAGAGATAATGGACAGAGCGTTGGAAAAGGAAGACGATGTTGTCAGACAACAAGAATACGATCAAAATTCACCGTACAACGATGTTAACAGCCGACCAGATACTAGATGGGCAGAGAGTCAAGTACTGCCTTCTCGTAGATCCACTTCTTCGTCGATCACTTCTGCCTCGTCCGCCGAGGATCATACCATTCCACCGTACAAGAACGTCCCAGGAATTCCTTTTCCACCGTGCTCTATCGAACAAACTTATTATACAGACTCGAACTATGGTACCGGTCCAGTCTCTCTATTTCCGCCTCAGTCCTGTGCCGCCCCGTTGCCATACCCGTCTCCCGGGACAGCTCTCTTCCCGCCTGCATTTGGAGCCGCCTTTCCAGCGGCGCAATCTCTGCTACCGCACGTGAAGCCTCTGGAGGACTCGCTGAACCTACAAGCCTCACCCTGCACCGCAGCGTTCACGTCTTCCTCGCACAACATGGCACTCACAACCGCGATGGTCTCGCCCACTAAAATAGCTACACCTCCACCGCCGCCTCCGCCACCACCTCCGCAAGTACCACCGCCAATGGAAACCATCGATAGGACACAACAACAAACGCAGGTTACCGAAACGCCGTCCTTGCAGCTGAACTTCTTGAACGCTATAGTACCGGAGAGTCACGTCGCTGAGCCTATCGTCGAGACTATACCTGAAGTTCTAGCCGACGCTAAGATCCAACACCCTGGGAAGAAGTCGCCCTCGAAGCCTACCAGAACCTCTGCGAGGGTCACTTCGTTACAGAGCAAATCCCCAGGAAAGTCTCCCAGGCAAGAGACTCAGAAAGGTGTCCCCGGTACCAGAGGAAGAGGCAGAGGTGCCAAAAGCTCCGCTCAACATTCTAGTTATAGGACACGCGGTCGTGGACGAGGCAGAGGTCGAGGAAGTAGAAGTCAGAACACAGGTCTCTCCTTGGTTTCTGGTGCAAATATCGGACAACACGATGATTCTATTCAGAACAAACTGGTCGGCACTGTTTACGACTTCGACTCCGACGAAGATTCCACTAGTGAGGCTAACATCGCTGATCTACGCACCATGCGGGAGAGAAAGAAGTCTACGGACGCTGCAACTGCTGGAGTTGAGAGGAGAGATTCGACCGTCGTGGTCCCTGAAAGCGTCCAGTCGAGACTTTCTAGTCCTGGAGGCAGCAGGAAGTACCTAGAGGACAGGAGATTATCCTGTTCTCCTGGCCACGACGATTCCGGCGTCGTGGAGAACGAGTCGAACGCCGGGCAAAGCTTTGACACTGTTCTACCTTTGATCCCTGGTCCCGTCGACATGAGGACGTATAATTCTACTCTAGACGCGTCCAGTTCTTCCACGTTGCACGGGCAGAGCTACGATAACCATTTCCTCAGCACGTTTACCAGCGTCTCCACCAGCGATCCTACGCTTCCGGACATCGAGGAGGATCTGGACAAGGAGCTAAGATCAGCGTTGACCGGCAAACAAGGTCAGGAGGATTGTTCGAAGCCAAGCTTCGACGCTAACATCGATGCCTCTTCTTCCGGTTTCGCGGATGCTAATAAGGTTTCCCTGACAGACTCGCGGAACCAGTTGAAGGTGAAGATTAAAGGTCCGTTCCTCGACGCTAACTACGTTCCTGCTTCATCGGTGCCTCCGTTGGCGCAACAGGCGCCAGTAATCATCGCACCGGCTGCTACCAGTGCTTCCGTAGCTTCTGGAACGTCGAATCTCAGGCGGATGAGGAAGAAAGAGTTGCTCAGACAGTATTGTTCCCAGGACATGAACATGGACGAGCCGGGTTGCGGGAACCTGGCGACGTCCACACCGATCATCATGCCAACTATCAATCGCACAGTGATCACTATACCGAAAGCTGTCGCGTCAATGACCAGTATACCGACCAGAGAAGATTATAAAGCCGTGGTCGACGCGAATATGGAGAAGAAACGAAGAAAAGAACGACCGACCGGTTTCCTGGATACGAACGAGGAAGAAGGTAACGTGGAAAGGAGACGAGGCAGTGCTACGAACGGCGCTAGTTCTAGCGGGAACACACCGGTTGTGAACGCGGATCGTCGTAGAGGAAGGCAGAGCAGCGGTGGTAGGTCAACAACAACAACTACTTCGACCACCACGACGAATAGCGGACCGCCTAAATTGAAGATCAAGATCGGTAATAGTATAATCGGTGGTCAAGAGACCGGTCAGGATGATAGAACCAGGATTCGACCGCCGAAGAAGAGGTTGAGTAGTATTCCTAGTAGCACGCCGAGTATAGAGGAGTTGCGTAGAGAGAGTATGAAATTCAGGCGAATGATCATGGCTGGTTTTGATAACGATGAGAAACTTCGGCAGAAGAGCAAGAAGGATAAGAACGGCAAGAGAAAGAAACGTCAATCTAGTAGGAAAGAAGCTAGGGTTCGAATCCTGGAAGGCGGTGCTGCTCCACCGAAGCTGATCATTAGGTTAGGCAAGGGCAATGATTCGCCGGATGAAATGCCGATTATGCTTACGGatgaggaagaagaggaagaggaggaacgACATCCAACTGATAGCAGGGTAGGTCCTCCGCCGCCGGAACCGGCGAAGGATGAACCAGTTTATCCAACGGTGGTTGCTACCATTGAAGAGAAACAACCTACCGATCCAGATACTGGTGGAAGCGCGCCTAGGAACGTTCGTTCGGCAAAGGTTACGCCGATTAGGTTAAAATTGACACGTTGCCAGGAGGGTTATGAGCTGAAGGGCCCGTCGGTCCATGGAGAGGAGTCCGGTTTAACGACGGCGAAGCAGAGAAGTCCTGAAGCGACGAACGAGGAGACGAGGAATCCACCGGTGAAAAATCAAGAGGAGGATTCCTCCagggaagaagaggaagaggaagaagaggagagcAATAGCAATTCCGTGCAAAGAGACTCCTCCGCGTGTCCTGCCGCGACTAGTATACCGCAAGGATGCCAAGTTAGGTGA